From one Novosphingobium sp. genomic stretch:
- a CDS encoding potassium transporter Kup, with protein MNVSASSAQSPAVPASQDAVEPATAHGHHGHHGALPKLALGALGVVFGDIGTSPLYAIQAIMTGEHPLPIDLLNIYGVISLIFWTMVTVVTLKYVLLVLRMDNNGEGGSLALLALINRKLPQLRGTRLLVAGGLLATALFYADSMLTPAISVLSAVEGLGVVSHAFHPFILPISLAILVGLFVIQSHGTERMGQMFGPVMLIYFLSIAAMGVANIRMHPQVLWEPLNPLYIFYFFKAHPFLSFVSLSAVVYSITGVEALYADMGHFGRKAISWAWVIVFPSLVLNYMGQAALLITDPASASNPFFNMVPDSLQLPLVVLATLATVIASQAVISGAYSVTHQAIQLGYLPRVQIKHTSHSMAGQIYIPAINWFLACMVAALVLTFESSAAMLPAYGLAVVGTMSITTGMAVVVVFRMWKVRWWVAAPAFAVLFAIDWAYLAAGASKFFEGAWFPVVVGMVIFLLLTTWSKGRMLMRQNMAEDSLPIEVFARSAHSSATRVPGTAVFMSTARNGVPSALLHNIKHNKVLHERVVVLTVLIEEVPYVPEIKRVAVSEIGQGFYKIILRFGFLEETNVPEALRPVSMCGEPFDMMKTSFFLSRQTLIASSKPGMAIWREKLFAWMLRNAASAMEFFRLPVNRVVELGSQVEI; from the coding sequence ATGAATGTTTCGGCAAGCTCGGCGCAGTCGCCTGCCGTTCCCGCATCGCAGGATGCGGTCGAACCGGCGACAGCCCACGGGCATCACGGTCACCACGGCGCATTGCCCAAGCTGGCGCTTGGCGCCTTGGGCGTGGTCTTTGGTGATATCGGTACCAGTCCGCTATACGCGATTCAGGCGATCATGACCGGCGAGCATCCGCTGCCGATCGATCTGCTCAACATCTATGGCGTGATCAGCCTGATCTTCTGGACCATGGTGACGGTGGTGACGTTGAAATACGTCCTGCTGGTGCTTCGGATGGACAACAATGGCGAGGGCGGCTCGCTGGCCCTGCTGGCGCTGATCAACCGCAAGCTGCCGCAATTGCGCGGCACGCGCCTGCTGGTGGCGGGCGGTCTGCTGGCCACTGCGCTGTTCTATGCTGATTCGATGCTGACCCCGGCGATCTCGGTGCTGTCGGCGGTGGAAGGTCTGGGCGTGGTCAGCCATGCGTTCCATCCCTTCATCCTGCCGATCTCGCTGGCGATTCTGGTCGGCCTCTTCGTGATCCAGAGCCACGGGACCGAGCGGATGGGCCAGATGTTCGGGCCTGTGATGCTGATCTATTTCCTGTCGATCGCGGCGATGGGCGTGGCCAACATCCGCATGCACCCGCAGGTGCTGTGGGAGCCGCTGAACCCGCTCTACATCTTCTATTTCTTCAAGGCGCATCCCTTCCTGTCCTTCGTGTCGCTCTCCGCGGTGGTCTATTCGATCACCGGCGTCGAGGCGCTCTATGCCGATATGGGCCATTTCGGGCGCAAGGCGATCAGCTGGGCCTGGGTGATCGTGTTCCCCTCGCTGGTGCTCAATTACATGGGGCAGGCGGCGCTGCTGATCACCGATCCGGCCTCGGCCTCGAACCCCTTTTTCAACATGGTGCCCGACAGCCTGCAGCTGCCGCTGGTGGTGCTGGCGACGCTGGCTACCGTGATTGCCAGCCAGGCGGTGATTTCGGGCGCCTATTCGGTGACGCATCAGGCGATCCAGCTCGGCTATCTGCCGCGTGTGCAGATCAAGCACACCTCGCATTCGATGGCCGGGCAGATCTACATTCCGGCGATCAACTGGTTTCTGGCCTGCATGGTGGCCGCTCTGGTGCTGACCTTCGAGAGCAGCGCGGCGATGCTGCCCGCCTATGGTCTGGCCGTGGTGGGCACGATGAGCATCACCACCGGCATGGCCGTGGTCGTGGTCTTCCGCATGTGGAAGGTGCGCTGGTGGGTTGCAGCCCCTGCTTTTGCCGTGCTGTTCGCCATCGACTGGGCCTATCTGGCGGCGGGCGCGTCGAAATTCTTCGAGGGTGCCTGGTTCCCGGTCGTCGTCGGCATGGTCATCTTCCTGCTGCTGACCACCTGGTCGAAGGGCCGGATGCTGATGCGCCAGAACATGGCCGAGGATTCGCTGCCGATCGAGGTCTTCGCCCGCTCCGCCCATTCCAGCGCGACCCGCGTGCCGGGCACCGCCGTCTTCATGTCGACCGCGCGCAATGGCGTGCCCTCGGCGCTGCTTCACAACATCAAGCACAACAAGGTGCTCCACGAGCGTGTGGTGGTGCTGACCGTGCTGATCGAGGAAGTGCCCTATGTGCCCGAGATCAAGCGGGTGGCCGTCAGCGAGATCGGGCAGGGCTTCTACAAGATCATCCTGCGCTTCGGCTTCCTTGAGGAAACCAACGTGCCCGAGGCGCTGCGCCCCGTCAGCATGTGCGGCGAGCCCTTCGACATGATGAAGACCAGCTTCTTCCTCAGCCGTCAGACGCTGATCGCCTCGTCCAAGCCGGGCATGGCGATCTGGCGCGAGAAGCTGTTTGCCTGGATGCTGCGCAATGCGGCCAGCGCGATGGAGTTCTTCCGTCTGCCGGTGAACCGCGTGGTGGAACTGGGCAGTCAGGTCGAGATTTAA
- a CDS encoding superoxide dismutase, protein MAFALPELPYGKDAFGDVLSAETFDYHYGKHHQAYITQANDQTKGTDLENASLLTVIAAAKAAGNKKLFNASAQIWNHSFYWLGLSPEKKQPSAALLARIDADLGGLDAFKAAIKAESAGHFASGWGWLVLEGGKLKVTSYHDADTPVAYEGVAPLFTLDVWEHAYYIDYRNARPNYLDALLDHIDWDFVEANLDGQGASRADQG, encoded by the coding sequence ATGGCTTTCGCTCTTCCCGAACTGCCCTACGGCAAGGATGCCTTTGGCGACGTTCTCTCGGCCGAGACCTTCGACTATCACTATGGCAAGCATCATCAGGCCTACATCACCCAGGCCAATGACCAGACCAAGGGCACCGACCTTGAGAATGCCAGCCTGCTGACGGTGATCGCCGCCGCCAAGGCCGCCGGCAACAAGAAGCTGTTCAACGCCAGCGCCCAGATCTGGAATCACAGCTTCTACTGGCTGGGCCTGAGCCCCGAAAAGAAGCAGCCCTCGGCTGCCCTGCTCGCCAGGATCGACGCCGATCTGGGCGGTCTGGACGCTTTCAAGGCCGCCATCAAGGCCGAGAGCGCCGGCCACTTCGCCAGCGGCTGGGGCTGGCTGGTGCTGGAAGGCGGCAAGCTGAAGGTGACCTCCTACCACGACGCCGACACCCCCGTCGCTTACGAGGGCGTTGCTCCGCTCTTCACGCTCGACGTCTGGGAGCACGCCTACTACATCGATTATCGCAATGCGCGCCCGAACTATCTCGACGCGCTGCTCGACCACATCGACTGGGATTTCGTCGAGGCCAACCTCGACGGTCAGGGCGCCTCGCGCGCCGATCAGGGCTGA
- a CDS encoding magnesium and cobalt transport protein CorA encodes MSVVSASLYHQGKPQKIATLDCPPVLTAPDDFVWIGLLEPTEDELRLLQQHYGLHPLAVEDALKAHQMPKVDVYGDQLFTVARTAHLSGDEICYGETAIFTGRNHIITVRHGSARAHTSLRAQLEAAPSLLMHGTDYVLHAILDFIVDGFFPVIEAIEDEVEAMEARALDAFLSRAEITRIFTLRRTLMRFLRMLGPMSEVASKLEHQDLPCLDPEVRPYFRDVLDHVRRVETRTEALRDILGSVLEVSNLLESQRQGVITRQLASWAAILAVPTAIAGIYGMNFENMPELKTHNGYFVVLSAMAMLCGGLWLRFKRTGWL; translated from the coding sequence ATGAGCGTCGTTTCCGCTTCACTCTACCATCAGGGCAAGCCTCAGAAGATCGCCACACTCGATTGCCCGCCGGTGCTGACAGCGCCGGACGACTTCGTCTGGATCGGCCTGCTTGAACCCACCGAGGACGAACTGCGCCTGCTCCAGCAGCATTACGGTCTGCACCCGCTGGCGGTGGAGGATGCGCTCAAGGCCCATCAGATGCCCAAGGTCGATGTCTATGGCGACCAGCTTTTCACCGTGGCCCGCACCGCCCATCTCTCGGGTGACGAGATCTGCTATGGCGAGACCGCGATCTTCACCGGGCGCAACCATATCATCACCGTCCGCCACGGCTCGGCCCGCGCTCACACGAGTTTGCGTGCCCAGTTGGAGGCCGCGCCCTCGCTGCTGATGCATGGCACCGACTATGTGCTTCACGCCATTCTGGACTTTATCGTCGACGGCTTCTTCCCGGTGATCGAGGCCATCGAGGATGAGGTGGAGGCGATGGAGGCCCGCGCGCTCGACGCCTTCCTCAGCCGGGCGGAGATCACCCGCATTTTCACCTTGCGCCGCACGCTGATGCGCTTTCTGCGCATGCTGGGGCCGATGTCGGAGGTCGCCAGCAAGCTGGAGCATCAGGATCTGCCCTGCCTCGACCCCGAGGTGCGCCCCTATTTCCGCGATGTGCTGGACCATGTGCGCCGCGTCGAAACCCGCACCGAGGCGCTGCGCGACATTCTGGGATCGGTGCTGGAGGTGAGCAATCTGCTCGAATCGCAGCGGCAGGGGGTGATCACCCGCCAGCTTGCCTCATGGGCGGCGATTCTGGCGGTGCCCACGGCGATCGCGGGCATCTATGGCATGAATTTCGAGAACATGCCGGAGCTGAAAACCCATAACGGCTATTTCGTGGTGCTGAGCGCGATGGCCATGCTCTGCGGCGGGCTCTGGCTGCGCTTCAAACGCACCGGCTGGTTGTGA
- a CDS encoding mechanosensitive ion channel domain-containing protein — MPFSLWQPTAAAAASPGARPAIDLRQQFAAMSDQALDWGQAHWLQIVIAAGMAVAVYLLLNLLRGWGVVLCRRGHGSANWFGILGQAISKTGQFFILTTAARLVVGYATPPPFLNALVLGLFTIAAVFQGAVWLREIVFGIIEHRTQSRAPGDPADGQALVSALSVIRLLISIVLFAVASVVVLGNLGINVTGLVAGLGVGGIAIGLAAQGIFADLFAALAILIDRPFGIGDSISYDKGSGSGTVESIGLKSTRIRAGSGEQRVIANKNLLNFEILNTTRRTLNTFKFEFVLDHATSPDLIPQLPAIFREAVESEGFVLKHGGLNGFSATGLSYDVEFASTERDFPADARDKVAAAVLRRLREHEISFAYPTQINLVVDKSKPEARIPLRQHVLAD; from the coding sequence ATGCCTTTCTCCCTCTGGCAACCCACCGCCGCCGCCGCCGCCTCTCCGGGTGCCAGACCGGCGATTGATCTTCGCCAGCAATTTGCCGCCATGTCCGATCAGGCGCTGGACTGGGGGCAGGCGCACTGGCTCCAGATCGTGATTGCCGCAGGCATGGCGGTGGCGGTCTATCTGCTGCTCAACCTGCTGCGCGGCTGGGGTGTGGTGCTGTGCCGGCGGGGCCATGGCTCGGCCAACTGGTTTGGCATCCTCGGGCAGGCGATCAGCAAGACCGGGCAGTTCTTTATCCTGACCACGGCGGCCCGGCTGGTGGTGGGCTATGCCACGCCGCCGCCTTTCCTCAACGCGCTGGTGCTGGGCCTGTTTACCATCGCGGCAGTGTTTCAGGGCGCGGTATGGCTGCGCGAGATCGTCTTCGGCATCATCGAACATCGCACCCAGAGCCGCGCTCCGGGCGATCCCGCCGACGGGCAGGCGCTGGTCAGCGCGCTCAGCGTGATCCGGCTGCTGATTTCCATTGTGCTGTTTGCCGTCGCTTCGGTGGTGGTGCTGGGCAATCTGGGGATCAATGTGACGGGTCTGGTGGCGGGTCTGGGCGTGGGCGGTATCGCCATCGGTCTGGCCGCGCAGGGCATCTTTGCCGATCTGTTCGCCGCGCTGGCGATCCTGATCGACCGGCCTTTCGGCATCGGTGATTCGATCTCCTATGACAAGGGTTCGGGCTCGGGCACGGTCGAGTCGATCGGACTTAAATCCACCCGCATCCGCGCGGGCAGCGGCGAGCAGCGGGTGATCGCCAACAAGAATTTGCTCAACTTCGAGATCCTGAACACCACGCGGCGCACGCTCAACACCTTCAAGTTCGAGTTCGTGCTCGATCACGCGACCTCGCCCGACCTCATCCCCCAACTGCCCGCCATTTTCCGCGAGGCGGTGGAAAGCGAAGGCTTTGTGCTGAAGCATGGCGGCCTCAATGGCTTTTCGGCCACGGGGCTGAGCTATGATGTGGAATTCGCCTCGACCGAGCGCGATTTCCCCGCCGACGCGCGCGACAAGGTGGCCGCCGCCGTGCTGCGCCGCCTGCGCGAGCATGAGATCAGCTTTGCCTACCCCACCCAGATCAATCTGGTGGTGGACAAGAGCAAGCCCGAGGCGCGTATCCCGCTGCGTCAGCATGTGCTGGCGGATTGA
- a CDS encoding metallophosphoesterase produces MALGPDGKPYKTRADVHMARESLAHAFAKRREALILTKGASKGDIQPSLLAELAPNIPVTSLEKTNKLAWILTYLAHRFGPRDKLPSYEGTGQSGIHTMADMGNVALYGDWASGTLAAAQVATRIREHKAQHTIHMGDVYFVGDEDEARENFLGEEVPGSPWQAVAFPRGTQRSFALNGNHEMYARGKGYFRRILPALDQQASFFALQNQHWRIIGLDSGYHSITWPFWELLFRPDCHLPDAAVNWLKDLVTTPRPGDPKEPRGTIILTHHQPFSFYEAGFPRLMEQIGAVLGGPVLWFWGHEHWMSVYAPVERAGLEIHGRCIGHGGMPCEPPGETRDPAYPILLEDHRILDTGAQVVLWPNGYAMLGFDGPDLRIDYRDVEGTLVAHEGWTLKDGKIVMTEAPVADVEGIGPPL; encoded by the coding sequence ATGGCTCTGGGACCGGACGGCAAGCCTTACAAGACGCGCGCCGATGTGCATATGGCGAGGGAGTCGCTTGCCCACGCCTTCGCCAAGCGTCGCGAAGCGCTGATCCTCACAAAAGGGGCCAGCAAAGGGGATATCCAGCCCAGCCTGCTGGCCGAACTGGCGCCCAACATCCCTGTCACCAGTCTGGAAAAGACCAACAAGCTGGCCTGGATCCTGACCTATCTGGCCCACCGCTTCGGTCCGCGCGACAAGCTGCCCAGCTATGAGGGCACCGGGCAGAGCGGCATCCACACCATGGCCGACATGGGCAATGTGGCGCTTTATGGCGACTGGGCGAGCGGCACGCTGGCCGCCGCGCAGGTCGCCACCCGCATCCGCGAGCATAAGGCGCAGCACACCATCCATATGGGCGACGTCTATTTCGTAGGCGACGAGGATGAGGCCCGCGAAAACTTTCTGGGCGAGGAGGTGCCGGGCAGTCCATGGCAGGCGGTGGCCTTCCCGCGCGGCACGCAGCGTTCCTTCGCGCTGAACGGCAATCACGAGATGTATGCGCGCGGAAAGGGCTATTTTCGCCGCATCCTGCCCGCGCTCGACCAGCAGGCCAGCTTTTTCGCGTTGCAGAACCAGCATTGGCGCATCATCGGGCTCGACAGCGGCTATCACTCGATCACCTGGCCCTTCTGGGAACTGCTGTTCCGGCCCGATTGCCATCTGCCCGATGCGGCGGTGAACTGGCTGAAAGATCTGGTCACCACCCCGCGTCCGGGTGATCCCAAGGAGCCACGCGGCACCATCATCCTCACCCATCACCAGCCTTTCTCCTTCTATGAGGCGGGCTTTCCCCGGCTGATGGAGCAGATCGGCGCGGTGCTGGGCGGGCCGGTGCTGTGGTTCTGGGGGCATGAGCATTGGATGAGCGTCTATGCCCCCGTCGAGCGCGCCGGGCTGGAGATCCACGGGCGCTGCATCGGCCATGGCGGCATGCCCTGCGAACCGCCGGGCGAGACGCGCGATCCGGCCTATCCCATCCTGCTGGAGGATCACCGCATCCTCGATACCGGCGCTCAGGTGGTGCTGTGGCCCAATGGCTATGCGATGCTGGGTTTCGACGGGCCCGATCTGCGCATCGATTACCGCGATGTCGAAGGCACGCTGGTCGCGCATGAGGGCTGGACCCTGAAGGACGGCAAGATCGTTATGACAGAGGCACCCGTCGCCGATGTGGAGGGCATAGGCCCGCCGCTCTGA
- a CDS encoding MAPEG family protein, translated as MRLEFLMLGAALLLALVNILWAAQLRSSRYGLAWNLSARDKPMPSPGPVAERLQRAQANLYETLPLFIGAVLGAAASGHLGWKTQMGSVLYVAGRAVYLPLYAGGVPVARTLVWMVSLAGLLLVIAALMLG; from the coding sequence ATGCGGCTCGAATTCCTGATGCTGGGCGCGGCTTTGCTGCTGGCGCTGGTCAACATTCTCTGGGCGGCGCAGTTGCGCAGCAGCCGCTATGGGCTGGCCTGGAACCTGAGTGCGCGCGACAAGCCCATGCCGTCGCCCGGCCCGGTGGCGGAGCGGCTGCAAAGGGCGCAGGCCAATCTTTACGAGACCTTGCCGCTGTTTATCGGCGCGGTGCTGGGGGCGGCGGCCAGCGGCCATCTGGGGTGGAAGACGCAGATGGGCAGCGTGCTCTATGTTGCCGGGCGGGCGGTCTATCTGCCGCTTTACGCGGGCGGTGTGCCGGTGGCGCGCACGCTGGTCTGGATGGTGTCTCTGGCCGGATTGTTGTTGGTGATCGCGGCGCTGATGCTGGGATAG
- a CDS encoding EAL domain-containing protein, with amino-acid sequence MLLIQNKILGMIADGEPLEQTARQICVNLEETLPGVASSILTVDRAGLMHPLAGPSLPASYSAAIEGLMIGPEVGSCGTAAYRREPVVIDDIVHDPRFARFIHLLDGLDLQACWSFPVIDATGRVMAVLAVYAPQARGPSQEERELALACVDLCGTALRRQERIIDRERRATIDALTGLPNRLAFNAALANIACDEPGSWALFVLDLDNLKVVNDTFGHLAGDDLIRAAARRLSQAMAPDLAFRLGGDEFAVIIQSASFLADLDDTAQNIFRLLDSPAICHGHSLVPQATIGAAVLSHAQASAIAVNEAADFALYHAKETGRGGFVRYWPGIGTRIAHRRDAIRDVAEALAEDRIEAHYQPVVRLDTGEIIGLEALCRMRTPDGGIVSAHAFQDATADARVAAELTRQMVDSVARDMVWWRALGLPFQHVGINVTTADFYTGSLATKLTEAFERAGAPLDHLVLEVTEDVYLGRRDQVVPREIAALRKAGVKVALDDFGTGYASLTHLLQVPVDIIKIDQAFVARLRPGDPSLVIVDGLIDIVRRLGMEVIAEGIETGAQARQLWTMGCKFGQGFAYSRAIDREAIAAMLRDHAEEEDENGVLRCARHHDPEPPRRRASLPLQAVEETPQRAVSF; translated from the coding sequence TTGCTGCTTATTCAGAACAAAATTCTTGGGATGATCGCCGATGGCGAGCCGCTGGAACAGACAGCCCGGCAGATCTGCGTCAATCTGGAAGAGACGCTGCCGGGCGTGGCCAGCTCGATCCTTACGGTGGATCGCGCCGGGCTGATGCATCCGCTGGCCGGGCCCAGCCTGCCTGCCAGCTACAGCGCGGCCATCGAGGGGCTGATGATCGGGCCCGAGGTCGGCTCCTGCGGCACGGCGGCCTATCGCCGCGAACCTGTGGTGATCGACGACATCGTGCATGATCCGCGCTTTGCCCGCTTCATCCATCTGCTCGACGGGCTGGACCTGCAGGCCTGCTGGTCCTTCCCCGTGATCGATGCGACCGGACGGGTGATGGCGGTGCTGGCGGTCTATGCCCCGCAGGCGCGCGGCCCCTCGCAGGAAGAGCGCGAACTGGCATTGGCTTGCGTCGATCTGTGCGGCACCGCGCTACGCCGTCAGGAACGCATCATCGACCGCGAGAGGCGCGCCACCATCGATGCGCTGACCGGCCTGCCCAACCGGCTGGCCTTCAACGCTGCTCTCGCCAACATCGCCTGCGATGAGCCGGGCTCATGGGCACTCTTCGTGCTCGATCTCGACAATCTGAAAGTGGTGAACGACACCTTCGGCCATCTGGCGGGCGACGATCTGATCCGCGCCGCGGCCCGCCGCCTGTCGCAGGCCATGGCGCCCGACCTCGCCTTCCGGCTGGGGGGCGACGAATTTGCCGTCATCATCCAGTCCGCCAGCTTTCTGGCCGATCTCGACGACACGGCGCAGAACATCTTCCGCCTGCTCGATTCGCCCGCCATCTGCCACGGCCATTCGTTGGTGCCGCAGGCCACCATCGGCGCGGCGGTGCTCAGCCATGCGCAGGCCAGCGCCATCGCGGTGAATGAGGCGGCCGATTTCGCGCTCTACCACGCCAAGGAGACCGGGCGGGGCGGTTTCGTGCGCTATTGGCCGGGCATCGGCACGCGCATCGCGCATCGTCGCGACGCCATCCGCGACGTGGCGGAGGCTTTGGCCGAAGACCGGATCGAGGCGCATTACCAGCCCGTCGTCCGGCTCGACACCGGGGAGATCATCGGGCTGGAAGCCCTGTGCCGCATGCGCACCCCCGACGGCGGGATCGTGTCGGCCCATGCCTTTCAGGATGCCACCGCCGACGCCCGCGTCGCCGCCGAACTGACCCGCCAGATGGTCGACAGCGTGGCGCGCGATATGGTCTGGTGGCGCGCTCTGGGCCTGCCGTTCCAGCATGTGGGGATCAATGTCACCACCGCCGATTTCTACACCGGCAGTCTGGCGACCAAGCTGACCGAGGCTTTCGAGCGTGCGGGCGCGCCGCTCGACCATCTGGTGCTGGAGGTGACCGAGGACGTCTATCTGGGGCGTCGCGATCAGGTCGTCCCGCGTGAGATTGCCGCCCTGCGCAAGGCCGGGGTGAAGGTGGCGCTCGACGATTTCGGCACCGGCTATGCCTCGCTGACGCATCTGCTTCAGGTGCCGGTGGACATCATCAAGATCGATCAGGCCTTTGTCGCCCGGCTGCGCCCCGGCGATCCCAGTCTGGTGATCGTCGACGGGCTGATCGACATCGTGCGGCGGCTGGGCATGGAGGTGATCGCGGAAGGGATCGAGACCGGGGCTCAGGCCCGGCAGCTCTGGACCATGGGCTGCAAGTTCGGGCAGGGTTTCGCCTATTCGCGCGCCATCGACCGCGAGGCGATTGCCGCCATGCTGCGCGACCATGCCGAGGAAGAGGATGAGAACGGTGTGCTGCGCTGCGCGCGCCATCACGACCCCGAGCCGCCGCGCCGCCGCGCCAGCCTGCCGCTTCAGGCGGTGGAGGAAACGCCGCAGCGGGCGGTCTCGTTCTGA
- a CDS encoding FAD/NAD(P)-binding protein, whose protein sequence is MSEAAQDKPVVVVGAGFSGTLLAINLVRQGARVVLVERDGGHFAKGVAYGTRQVGHLLNVRASNMSAFPEDPDHFLRWLGCDSGPERGEKASRFVPRPTYGHYLHEQLMAALSASPELLTIRQGEARDAERSADGITLHMADGELLEARALVMASGNFPPAMLRVLADLPAPLLQADPWAPDALEGLGPDAHVLLVGAGLTAVDMAISLDRAGFAGRITALSRRGLLPRAHALEGPAVKPVERPAERGAALLHRLRERARQVDWREAVDELRPHTQALWRLHDREQQARLLRHLRPWWDVHRHRLAPPVAERVAQMRGEGRLSVVAGRILSVEHQGDQAQLVWRPRGQDEPRAMAVDRILLCTGPESDIALCGDPLLDRLAARGLIRSDRHRLGLDVDHAGRLLDADGAADDRLLAVGPLTRGAFWESVAVPDIRRQVWTTARMMTQSHWVGGEGL, encoded by the coding sequence GTGAGCGAGGCGGCGCAGGACAAGCCCGTCGTCGTCGTCGGTGCCGGCTTTTCGGGCACCTTGCTGGCCATCAATCTGGTGAGGCAGGGCGCGCGCGTGGTGCTGGTGGAGCGCGATGGCGGCCATTTCGCCAAAGGCGTGGCCTATGGCACGCGGCAGGTGGGCCATTTGCTCAATGTGCGCGCGTCCAATATGAGCGCCTTTCCCGAAGACCCCGATCACTTCCTGCGCTGGCTGGGCTGCGACAGCGGGCCCGAGCGCGGCGAGAAGGCCAGCCGTTTCGTGCCCCGCCCGACCTATGGCCATTATCTGCATGAACAACTCATGGCGGCGCTCTCGGCTTCGCCCGAGCTGCTGACCATCCGTCAGGGCGAGGCGCGCGATGCCGAGCGCAGCGCGGATGGCATCACCCTGCATATGGCCGATGGCGAGTTGCTGGAGGCGCGGGCGCTGGTGATGGCCTCGGGCAATTTCCCGCCCGCCATGCTGCGCGTGCTGGCCGATCTGCCCGCGCCTCTGCTGCAGGCCGACCCATGGGCGCCCGATGCTTTGGAAGGGCTGGGCCCAGACGCGCATGTGTTGCTGGTGGGGGCCGGGCTGACTGCGGTGGATATGGCGATCAGCCTGGATCGCGCGGGCTTTGCCGGGCGGATCACCGCTCTGTCGCGCCGGGGGCTGCTGCCGCGCGCGCATGCGCTGGAGGGGCCTGCGGTGAAACCCGTGGAGCGCCCGGCGGAACGCGGCGCGGCCTTGCTGCACCGCTTGCGGGAACGGGCCCGGCAGGTGGACTGGCGCGAGGCCGTCGATGAGCTGCGGCCCCACACACAGGCGCTGTGGCGGCTGCATGATCGCGAGCAACAGGCGCGGCTGCTGCGCCATCTGCGGCCATGGTGGGATGTGCATCGCCATCGTCTGGCTCCGCCTGTGGCGGAGCGGGTGGCGCAGATGCGGGGCGAGGGGCGGTTGAGTGTGGTAGCTGGACGCATCCTGTCGGTGGAGCATCAGGGCGATCAGGCGCAACTTGTCTGGCGCCCGCGCGGGCAGGATGAGCCGCGGGCGATGGCGGTGGACCGCATCCTGCTCTGCACCGGCCCTGAAAGCGACATCGCGCTTTGCGGCGATCCCTTGCTGGACCGGCTGGCGGCGCGCGGGCTGATCCGTTCGGACCGGCACCGGCTGGGGCTGGATGTCGATCATGCCGGGCGGCTGCTCGACGCCGATGGCGCGGCGGATGACCGGCTGCTGGCGGTGGGGCCCCTGACGCGAGGTGCCTTCTGGGAAAGCGTGGCGGTGCCCGATATCCGCCGTCAGGTCTGGACCACTGCCCGCATGATGACCCAGAGTCATTGGGTGGGCGGCGAGGGACTGTAA
- a CDS encoding lysylphosphatidylglycerol synthase transmembrane domain-containing protein, producing MERAAAQGSETHAPGDDATARLPGYGGKPGSARASARWRNWFFALMLVAALVVSVLHRHEIARLVLLAGKARPGWLVLAVVLQLSTYLSLALGWQAVLRHAGHPQPMPRLIRIAFTKLFADQALPSAGLGGNVVLVDQLMMTGVPRGAAVAALILSMIGFYAAYMVFAVAMLAMLWLLGHAAPWIAGLVSMFLLVAMAIPGVALWLRRRGQGPMPRWIARLSFVRGLLEAVGEAPGELLRNRALIAQVTVWNALIFLADAATLLACLRALGQGGGFGAAYIAFMMASIVITLGPVPLGLGSFEATCTAMLRLLGVPFEGGFAATMLLRVLTLWLPLLPGLVLMRGAIRPNRENADSSEG from the coding sequence ATGGAACGCGCCGCCGCCCAAGGGTCTGAGACACACGCGCCGGGCGATGACGCCACAGCCCGCTTGCCTGGATATGGCGGGAAACCGGGCTCCGCTCGCGCCTCGGCTCGTTGGCGCAACTGGTTCTTCGCGCTGATGCTGGTGGCCGCGCTGGTGGTTTCGGTGCTGCATCGCCATGAGATCGCCCGGCTGGTGCTGCTGGCGGGCAAGGCGCGGCCCGGCTGGCTGGTGCTGGCGGTGGTGCTTCAGCTCTCGACTTATCTCAGCCTGGCGCTTGGCTGGCAGGCGGTGCTGCGTCATGCCGGGCACCCCCAGCCCATGCCGCGCCTGATCCGCATCGCCTTTACCAAGCTGTTTGCCGATCAGGCCCTGCCCAGCGCCGGGCTGGGCGGCAATGTGGTGCTGGTGGACCAGTTGATGATGACCGGCGTGCCGCGCGGCGCGGCGGTGGCGGCGCTGATCCTCTCGATGATCGGTTTCTATGCGGCCTATATGGTTTTTGCCGTGGCGATGCTGGCCATGCTGTGGCTGCTGGGCCATGCCGCGCCCTGGATCGCCGGGCTGGTCAGCATGTTCCTGCTGGTGGCCATGGCCATTCCCGGCGTGGCGCTGTGGCTGCGGCGGCGCGGGCAGGGCCCCATGCCGCGCTGGATCGCGCGGCTGAGCTTTGTGCGCGGCCTGCTCGAAGCGGTGGGCGAGGCGCCGGGCGAGCTGCTGCGCAACCGCGCGCTGATCGCTCAGGTCACGGTCTGGAACGCGCTGATCTTTCTGGCTGACGCGGCCACGCTGCTGGCCTGCCTGCGCGCGCTGGGGCAGGGGGGCGGGTTTGGCGCGGCCTATATCGCCTTCATGATGGCCTCGATCGTCATCACGCTGGGGCCGGTGCCGCTGGGGCTTGGCAGTTTCGAGGCGACCTGCACCGCCATGCTGCGCCTGCTGGGCGTGCCTTTCGAGGGCGGTTTTGCCGCCACCATGCTGCTGCGGGTGCTGACCTTGTGGCTGCCGCTGCTGCCCGGTCTTGTGCTGATGCGCGGTGCGATCAGGCCGAATCGCGAAAACGCCGATTCGTCAGAAGGATGA